The DNA region GCCCATTCTTCCCGGACTTTCTCGTAACGAAACGCCACGGTGTAGCCGAGCCCCCCCAGGATTGCGCGCATTGCCTCGAAGTCCTGCACTATGGTCTCGTGCTCGTGGAAGACCTTCACGTCCTCCTGCTCCTCTGCCGGCGGCTGCTTCAGCGTGAGCACGGAGTTCCGGTCCTGCCGCAGCCTGAGGAGCACGCCCTTGCGGCGCAGGGAACGGTCCGCGTCGTCGAACACGAGGTTGCGCTCCATCCACCGCCCCTTCCGTTCCGCAGACAAAGCGAGTAGGATCGTGCGGACGCGGTCGAAGTCCGCCCCCTTGAACTTGATCTCCGTCTCCAGCGCCATGCTTTCCTCCCAAGAGAAGCGCGGTCGCGGCGGACCACGCACATTACGTTATCATCATGCAAAAACTATTACTTATCGGCATTGCAGGTGGGCTCGGCAGCCTGTCCCGCTACGGAGTCAGCGGCCTTGTCCATCGCATTATGGGCAGTGAATTTCCCTTCGGCACATTCGCAGCCAACATATTGGGATCGTTCCTTTTCGGCCTTATCTGGGGAATATCCGAAGAGAGCCTGGCCATTACCCCCGAGGCGCGCACCATAATCCTTACCGGGTTCATGGGCGCGTTCACCACCTTCTCCACCTTCGCCTTTGAGAGCACGGGCATGCTGCGGACCGGGCAACTGCTGCCGTTCGCGGCCAATGTCGGCGGCCAGATCGCCATCGGGTTCACCCTGCTCTGGCTGGGCCTGGCCCTGGGCAAGGCAATCTGATGCCGAACGGAGGACCACAATGAAAGAGCCGACTATTCCCTCAGAAGCAAAACGACTGATTTGCTACATTGGCGAGGCGGACCGGCACAAGGGCCGCGCCCTGTACGAGGTAATCGTGGAAGCCGCGCGGCGCGAAGGGCTGGCCGGCGCCACTGTATTCCGCGGTCTGTCCGGTTTCGGCGCACACAGCCTGGTGCACACCGCCAGCATCCTGCGGCTTTCCGAGGACCTGCCCATGCGCATCGAGATTGTGGACGAGGAGTCGAAGATCGAAGCGTTCGTGCCGATACTGCATGAGCTCATGCAAGGCGGCCTGGTAACCATCGACTCTGTGCGGGTTCTCTCCTACCGCCATAAGGACAGCCCGAGCTGAGCCCGGAAGCCATCTCAACAATGCTTCTCAGCTCCGTGGCGGCGTCAGTATCGCCGAGCCCGGAGGTCGAATATCGTGGGGACACGCCCTCCGAGCGATACTCGTCTTTCCTGCCGCCAGTCAGAATATTCATTGCTGAGGTGGCGCTTAGTCGCCAGCTGCCCGGCGCACCACCTCCGCGGCGATGGACGTAAGCGACATCACCTTGTCCACGCCGCCCAGCTTGATGGCTTCCTGCGGCATGCCGAACACGACGCAGCTTGCCTCGTCCTGTGCGATGGTAAAGGCGCCGGCGTCGTGCATCTCCTTCATGCCGTGCGCGCCGTCATCGCCCATGCCGGTCATGATCACGGCCACGGCGTTTTTGCCGGCATAGCGCGAGCCGGAACGGAACAGCACATCCACAGAGGGACGGTGCCGGCTGACCAGCGGCCCGTCCTTGATCTCCACATAGTACCGGGCGCCGCTACGCTTGAGCAGCATGTGCTTGTTGCCCGGCGCGATGAGCGCCTGGCCGCGGAGCATGCTGTCCCCGTCCGCCGCTTCCTTCACCTTCACGCGGCAGATCTTGTCCAACCTGTTGGCAAAGGCCGCTGTGAACTTCTCCGGCATGTGCTGCACAATGGCCACGGGGGGGGAATCCGCCGGCAGTGTCTCCAGAAATATGCGCAGGGCCTCGGTCCCGCCTGTGGACGCGCCCACCAGCACGACCTTCTCCGTGGTCTGGACCATGGCGCGGGAGCGCTTCTCCGGCATGATGGCGTCGGCCGAAAGCTTGGGCTGCGGCGCCCTGGGACGCGCCGTTATCTTCTTCACGCTCACCTTGGAAGCAGCCTTCACCGCGTCGCAGATGCGGATGCGCGACTCCTCCAGAAAACGCTTGGTGTTCAGCTTCGGCTTCTGGATGATGTCCACCGCGCCGAACTCCAGAGCGCGCAGGGTGGTTTCCGCGCCGGACTCCGTAAGCGTTGAGCAAATGACCACCGGGATGGGATGCTGCGACATGATCTTGCGCAGAAAGGTGACGCCATCCATGCGCGGCATCTCCACATCCAGGGTCAGCACATCCGGAATCACTTCCTCCATTTGCTTGGCCGCGGCAAAGGGATCGGCCGCCGAGCCCACGACCTCGATCTCGGGGTCTGAGTTGAGCACGTCCGTAAGTGTCTGACGCACCAGAGCCGAATCGTCGACTATGAGCACTTTGATAGAGTTCTTGTTTCCCATGCATCGTTCCTGAATCAGATACGCTGGTAGATGGTGGGGGCTACCTGCTTCAGCGGCAGGTCCATGCCGGAAAGGCTCTCGGAATGCCCGATGAACAGAAATCCTCCCGCCGCGAGACACCGGCAGAACTTCTGAAACAGAACCTCCTGCGTGGGCCGATCGAAATAGATGATCACGTTGCGGCAGAAAATGATGTCCAGCGGCCTCTTGAAGGTAAAGTCCTCCATAAAGTTGAGCCGCCGGAAACGGATGAGCTTGCGCAGCTCCGGCACGATGCGCACCAGGCGCTTGCTGCGGTCCTTGCTGCGCAGCAGATACTTGGATTTGAGCATGCTGGGCACGGGCAGCACGCGTTCCTCCTCGTAGATGGCCGTCACGGCCTTTTCCAGAGCCTGGGTGGAGATATCCGTGGCCAGGATGGAGAACGTGAAGCTTGTGCGTGTGCCCGCAAACTCGCTGAGCACCATGGCCAGAGTGTACGGCTCCATGCCTGTGGAGCAGCCCGCCGACCACACGGTGAGGGGTCGGGGCCCCAGGCGCGGGGCCAGAAGCGGCAGCACGGTATCCGACAGAAACTCGAAGTGCTTGGGCTCGCGGAAAAAGTCCGTGGTGTTGGTTGTGACAACGTCGATGAGGTGCGGCAGCTCCCGCTGCATGCCCTCCGAGGAGAACAGGAACTCGCAGTACGAGTGGTAGTCTTCGATCTTCAGGTAGCGCAGCCGTTTCTGTAGCCGTGCTTCCAGCATGGTCTTTTTGCTGATGGGCATCTTGATGCCCACTTCGCCATAGATGAATTGACTGAAGCGCTCGAAATCTTTGGCCGACATGCCGCCCGGCCGAAACGATTTCGTTTGGACGTCGGCGGTCTTGCCGCGCTCTCCCCTTGATTTCGACTTCTGCGTGGTCACTAAGGCAGGCTCCCTGTCCCGGCGGCCGTAATCGCTACTGTTCCCTGTTAACGCACTGCACGAGCTTGGGCACATCCAGAATCAACGCCATGGTGCCGTCACCCTTGATCGTCGCGCCGGAGATTCCTTCCACATTCCGGTACAATCTGCCAAGGCTTTTGATGACGGTCTGATGCTCGCCGATGACGGTATCCACCACGATTCCCACGCGGGTTCCATCCACGCCCGCCACCACGATCTGCTCGATGGCCGGCCTGTCCCCCGGCGACTCGAACCACTCGCGCAGCCGGATGTAGGGGACGATCTCCCCGCGCAGATTCACGATGCGCTGCTCGGCCTTGGGCCGCACGGCGAGCTGTTGCTCCGAACCGTTGCCGCTTGCCTGGAGCTTGGCCGCGTCGTCGGCGCGGTTCATCAACTCCACGCACTCTTCCACCATGGTCAGCGGAATGACGAAGTACTCGTCGGCCACGCGGACCTGGAGGCCATCGATGATGGCCAGCGTCAGCGGCAGCCGGACCGTGATGACCGTGCCCTTGCCCGGGGCGGACTCCACATCCACGCTGCCGCGCAGGGACTCGATGGAGCGTTTGACCACGTCCATGCCCACGCCCCGGCCCGAAACGTTGGTGACCTTCTCCGCCGTGGAGAAGCCC from Oceanidesulfovibrio marinus includes:
- a CDS encoding class IV adenylate cyclase; its protein translation is MALETEIKFKGADFDRVRTILLALSAERKGRWMERNLVFDDADRSLRRKGVLLRLRQDRNSVLTLKQPPAEEQEDVKVFHEHETIVQDFEAMRAILGGLGYTVAFRYEKVREEWAAGEVHVCLDEMPFGQFVELEGERVAILALARELGLSLDTSTTATYHALNQAWREEEGLAPDENFVFESPPDV
- a CDS encoding fluoride efflux transporter FluC; this translates as MQKLLLIGIAGGLGSLSRYGVSGLVHRIMGSEFPFGTFAANILGSFLFGLIWGISEESLAITPEARTIILTGFMGAFTTFSTFAFESTGMLRTGQLLPFAANVGGQIAIGFTLLWLGLALGKAI
- a CDS encoding DUF190 domain-containing protein — encoded protein: MKEPTIPSEAKRLICYIGEADRHKGRALYEVIVEAARREGLAGATVFRGLSGFGAHSLVHTASILRLSEDLPMRIEIVDEESKIEAFVPILHELMQGGLVTIDSVRVLSYRHKDSPS
- a CDS encoding protein-glutamate methylesterase/protein-glutamine glutaminase translates to MGNKNSIKVLIVDDSALVRQTLTDVLNSDPEIEVVGSAADPFAAAKQMEEVIPDVLTLDVEMPRMDGVTFLRKIMSQHPIPVVICSTLTESGAETTLRALEFGAVDIIQKPKLNTKRFLEESRIRICDAVKAASKVSVKKITARPRAPQPKLSADAIMPEKRSRAMVQTTEKVVLVGASTGGTEALRIFLETLPADSPPVAIVQHMPEKFTAAFANRLDKICRVKVKEAADGDSMLRGQALIAPGNKHMLLKRSGARYYVEIKDGPLVSRHRPSVDVLFRSGSRYAGKNAVAVIMTGMGDDGAHGMKEMHDAGAFTIAQDEASCVVFGMPQEAIKLGGVDKVMSLTSIAAEVVRRAAGD
- a CDS encoding CheR family methyltransferase; protein product: MTTQKSKSRGERGKTADVQTKSFRPGGMSAKDFERFSQFIYGEVGIKMPISKKTMLEARLQKRLRYLKIEDYHSYCEFLFSSEGMQRELPHLIDVVTTNTTDFFREPKHFEFLSDTVLPLLAPRLGPRPLTVWSAGCSTGMEPYTLAMVLSEFAGTRTSFTFSILATDISTQALEKAVTAIYEEERVLPVPSMLKSKYLLRSKDRSKRLVRIVPELRKLIRFRRLNFMEDFTFKRPLDIIFCRNVIIYFDRPTQEVLFQKFCRCLAAGGFLFIGHSESLSGMDLPLKQVAPTIYQRI